Genomic DNA from Prosthecobacter sp. SYSU 5D2:
AAGGTGTGCGGCGCTTCCGGAATGATCTCCAGATGATGCTCGATACCCTTCTCCGCCAGGGCTTTGGCCAGAATCTCCGACTGACTCACATCTACGGTTTTGTCCGCTGTGCCATGGAGGATCAGAAAAGGCGGATCATTTTTATCCAGGTAGGTGGTGACAGAGAAGGCTTTATAAAGCGCCGGATTCTCCGCCAGGGTGGCGCGCAGCACAGAGAGATCCTTACCTCGTTGCACCAGATCCGTGGGGCCATACATGTCCACCACGCAGCTCACCTGGCAGGAGTATTCCCCATACGGACCCGCCGGATCCAGACCATCCCTGGCTTGTGTCACGCCCACCATGCTGACCAGGTGACCGCCGGCGGAACCGCCAATCACGCCGATGTGATCCGGGTCCACCTTCAGCCGTTCCGCATTGGCCCGCAGCCAGCGCACCGCTGTCTTGCAATCATGCAGGTTCTGCGGCCATGCTGGCTTTTCGCTCTTCGTGGAATGCAGCAGGTAGTCAATGCTCATGCAGACATAGCCATGCCCTGCCAGGGTCGTACCAATGTTGATCTCCCGCTTGGCATCCTTGATCCCGCCCGCCCAACCACCGCCATGGATGATCACCACAGCAGGATGCTTTTTCCCTTCCTGTGCTGCTGGCAGATAAAGATCCGCCTTTTCCGTACGGCCTTCCGCCAGATATGCGATGTCTTTTTCAATGCGGACCTCCGGTTCTGCTGCCGCGACGAGCAGAGTGCCGATGAGGATGGAGAGAATGGTGCTACGAAAAAACATGATTCCAGGAAACGTCACGACGGCTGTTTTT
This window encodes:
- a CDS encoding alpha/beta hydrolase codes for the protein MFFRSTILSILIGTLLVAAAEPEVRIEKDIAYLAEGRTEKADLYLPAAQEGKKHPAVVIIHGGGWAGGIKDAKREINIGTTLAGHGYVCMSIDYLLHSTKSEKPAWPQNLHDCKTAVRWLRANAERLKVDPDHIGVIGGSAGGHLVSMVGVTQARDGLDPAGPYGEYSCQVSCVVDMYGPTDLVQRGKDLSVLRATLAENPALYKAFSVTTYLDKNDPPFLILHGTADKTVDVSQSEILAKALAEKGIEHHLEIIPEAPHTFHLQPKQKDLRPLVLAFFDKHLKPGAK